The Pseudanabaena sp. FACHB-2040 DNA segment TTTCGCCGCGAATACGTCTCCCCCGGCGACATGGTAGTGGTTCCGGCAGATACCTGGCATCGCACCCGCTGGACTCTAGCTGGGGGCGTCATCGTAATCGGGCTTGAGCCTAAAACCTTTACGCAGACGGTGGATGAAACGGTGGGTTGCGATCGCATCGAACTCATCCCCCACTTTGCCACCGCCGACCCGCTGGTTCAACAAATCGGCCTCGCCCTCAAACGCGCCCTAGAAAATGCAGGCAGCGGCAGCCGTTTGTACGCCGAAACGATGACCACCGCCCTGATGGTTCATCTGCTGCAGTACTACTCCGCCCAGCAGCTCACCCTGCCCATCTACAGCGGCGGATTGCCCTATCCTCAACTGCGGCGCATAGTTGACTATATCCAAGCCCATCTCGACCAAGATTTAAGCCTCAGAGACCTAGCCGCCGTTGTGCAGCTCAGCCCCCACTACTTCTCCCAGCTTTTCAAGCAATCAACCGGCGTTACACCTCATCAGTACGTCATTCAGCGCCGGGTTGAACGCGCCAAAGAGCTGCTGAAGCAGACCCAGCTCACCCTTGCCGATGTCGCCAGAGTCGTTGGCTTTGTCGATCAGAGCCATTTCCACCGCCACTTCAAACGACTCGTAGGCATTACTCCCAGAGCCTTCCTCAAACAAGTCAGGTCGTACTAGCAGAGCAAACGCCAAACCCCGTAAGTTGGCGTCAAGCGCAGCGCGACCCAACATTCCAACCAGGAACACTCATCGGAAGAATATCCAAAAACCGGAAAAACCTACAAGATTTCTCCGCCCCAGCACTCAATACTGAGGTCATCAGATTCCCCACCTGAGTCAGGCCCAACGCCTGGAGGAGATGTCGTGATGGCAATGCTGGAAACCAAGACCGAACCGATGGTGCTCAACATGGGGCCGCACCACCCTTCCATGCACGGCTGCTTTCGCATGATTGTCACCCTAGACGGGGAAGACGTAGTTGATTGCGAACCCGTCATTGGCTACCTCCATCGCGGCATGGAAAAAATCGCTGAAAACCGCACCACCGTTATGTACGTGCCCTACGTCAGCCGTTGGGACTATGCGGCAGGCATGTTTAACGAAGCCATCACCGTCAATGCTGTCGAGAAGCTAGCAGACATTCCCGTTCCCAAGCGAGCCAGCTACATTCGCATGATCATGCTAGAGCTGAACCGCATTGCCAACCACCTCCTTTGGCTGGGGCCTTTCTTGCTGGATATGGGTGCAGGCACCCCCTTTTTCTACATCTTCCGTGAACGCGAAATGATCTACGACCTGTGGGAAGCTGCAACAGGCTACCGCATGGTCAACAACAACTACTTTCGCGTAGGAGGTGTAGCGGTAGATCTGCCCTACGGCTGGCTCGATAAGTGCCAAGACTTCTGCGATTACTTTGCCGCCAAAGTTCAAGAGTACGAACGTCTCATCACCGACAACCCCATCTTCCGGCGCAGAATCGAAGGCATTGGTGCGATCACTCGAGAAGACGCCATTAACTGGGGCCTCTCTGGCCCCATGCTGCGGGCCTCTGGGGTGAAGTGGGATCTCCGCAAAGTAGACCACTACGAACGCTACGACGACTTTGATTGGGACGTGCAGTGGGAAACCGCCGGAGACTGTCTGGCCCGCTACTGGGTCAGAATTCGAGAAATGCGCGAATCGGTCAAGATCATTCAACAAGCGATTGCCCAAATTCCAGGCGGCCCCTACGAAAACCTGGAAGCCAAGCGCATGGCCGCAGGCCCCAAAGCAGAGTGGAATAACTTTGACTACCAGTTCATCAGCAAAAAAATTGCTCCCACCTTCAAAATTCCCAAAGGAGAGCACTACGTCCGACTGGAGAGCGGCAAAGGCGAGCTGGGTATTTATGTCATAGGAGACGACACAGTGTTTCCCTGGCGCTGGAAGATTCGCGCTGCCGACTTCAACAACCTGCAGATTTTGCCCAATCTGTTAAAAGGCATGAAAGTTGCAGATATCGTCGTCATTCTCGGCAGCATCGACATCATTATGGGATCGGTCGATCGCTGAGGGCCTAAATTTGTACCGCTCAAAGCAGGCAATGACCCATTGAGGCACATGTTGCTCGGCTCTTTTCCTTGTAATAATGCTCTGCTGATTTCTTGTCAGCTGAAACATTAGAGTGCCTCTCCTAAGCTTCAGATGCATTAAGCTGATTCTTCGGCTGAAGCACCCGAATTTAAGCTGCCACTACTAATAGCAGTAACCCAAAGCGTCACTAGAAAAATCCCGATTAGCTGATGTTTCCCTTGTAGTGCTTCCTGAATCAATAACCACGCGATAGCTGTTGTTAAAACAGGGCCAGTTGCTCCCACAATGGAGGCAAGGGTAGCCCCAATAGCTGCAATCCCGAAGTTGGTAAATAAGAACCCCACAATACTTGTAAGCGATAAGGCAAACGTGCTTTGCCATAAAGAGGACCACATGTCTGGGGAAACTTGGATTTGTAGCGCGGGGATAAGTTCTGTTAACTCAGGGATGAAATTAATTGCGCCCAAACTCAGAGTATTGAGGATAAGAATTTCTGTAAAAGTTGCTAGTGTGAAAGACACTGGATGGGCGTTATGTTTCTGAGAACATATTTGAGCCATGACTGCATAAGCGGCAAAAGCAACACCCGCC contains these protein-coding regions:
- a CDS encoding AraC family transcriptional regulator, with amino-acid sequence MSSVVVDFAKEKEEGYKRIFARPPLLSSVATQWDGILTAYDYMPPGETPEISVKQHGIGIFVDLPQPVLAERFIDGQFRREYVSPGDMVVVPADTWHRTRWTLAGGVIVIGLEPKTFTQTVDETVGCDRIELIPHFATADPLVQQIGLALKRALENAGSGSRLYAETMTTALMVHLLQYYSAQQLTLPIYSGGLPYPQLRRIVDYIQAHLDQDLSLRDLAAVVQLSPHYFSQLFKQSTGVTPHQYVIQRRVERAKELLKQTQLTLADVARVVGFVDQSHFHRHFKRLVGITPRAFLKQVRSY
- a CDS encoding NAD(P)H-quinone oxidoreductase subunit H, translating into MAMLETKTEPMVLNMGPHHPSMHGCFRMIVTLDGEDVVDCEPVIGYLHRGMEKIAENRTTVMYVPYVSRWDYAAGMFNEAITVNAVEKLADIPVPKRASYIRMIMLELNRIANHLLWLGPFLLDMGAGTPFFYIFREREMIYDLWEAATGYRMVNNNYFRVGGVAVDLPYGWLDKCQDFCDYFAAKVQEYERLITDNPIFRRRIEGIGAITREDAINWGLSGPMLRASGVKWDLRKVDHYERYDDFDWDVQWETAGDCLARYWVRIREMRESVKIIQQAIAQIPGGPYENLEAKRMAAGPKAEWNNFDYQFISKKIAPTFKIPKGEHYVRLESGKGELGIYVIGDDTVFPWRWKIRAADFNNLQILPNLLKGMKVADIVVILGSIDIIMGSVDR